Proteins encoded by one window of uncultured Draconibacterium sp.:
- a CDS encoding DeoR/GlpR family DNA-binding transcription regulator, translating into MKLLPQQRREKIFNLIREDGHAKVLDLSKIFKVTEVTIRQDLEKLEDEGLVIREHGGAYLKNISANVQNIELLNKENMTEKEAIARKAVEMINDGDTIILDSGTTVTEIAKLISGFKNLTVITNALNIALILGADPEINLILTGGEFKAPTLSLTGQKAADSLEGLHVDKLFLATAGIALKSGLTYPSISDICVKRAMIESADVVYLVADSSKIGKNSFASLGALSLIDYLITDSKINEDYIDLFSSHDVKMIIS; encoded by the coding sequence ATGAAACTATTACCACAACAACGTAGGGAGAAGATTTTCAATCTGATTCGTGAGGACGGACATGCCAAAGTGTTGGATTTAAGCAAGATATTTAAAGTGACAGAAGTGACTATCAGGCAGGATCTGGAAAAATTGGAAGATGAAGGTTTGGTAATAAGGGAGCATGGTGGAGCGTATTTGAAAAATATAAGTGCAAACGTTCAGAACATTGAATTGCTCAACAAAGAGAACATGACTGAGAAGGAAGCAATTGCCAGAAAGGCAGTGGAAATGATTAATGATGGTGATACAATTATTCTTGATTCTGGTACCACCGTTACAGAGATTGCGAAATTGATTTCCGGTTTTAAGAATCTTACGGTAATAACAAATGCATTAAATATTGCTCTTATTCTAGGGGCTGATCCAGAGATTAATCTGATTCTTACAGGCGGAGAGTTTAAGGCGCCTACTCTTTCACTTACAGGGCAGAAAGCTGCTGATTCATTGGAGGGTTTGCATGTCGATAAGTTATTTCTGGCCACTGCAGGAATTGCTCTGAAGTCTGGTCTTACCTATCCCAGTATAAGTGATATTTGTGTGAAAAGAGCAATGATTGAGTCAGCAGATGTGGTTTATCTGGTAGCAGACTCTTCAAAAATTGGAAAAAATTCATTTGCCAGCCTTGGGGCATTATCATTGATTGACTATCTTATTACCGATTCAAAAATAAATGAAGATTATATCGATTTGTTCTCAAGTCACGATGTTAAAATGATCATCTCCTAG
- the glpK gene encoding glycerol kinase GlpK yields the protein MNYSKRFILAIDQSTSATKVILFNKNGKVVDRITIAHEQYYPSPGFVEHDPVEIFTNTIQGIEKILKANNASEEDLASIAITNQRETAMIWDKHSGEPVANAAVWQCQRGAEYCDELKGKGFTPMVSEKTGLIIDPYFSASKLRWLMNNKPELKEKAANSELLLGTMDSWLLWKLTGGKVHATDYSNACRTLLFNINTLEWDDELINLFDLEKSMFPEVKFSNEIFGYTEPSVIFDKPLPISGLLGDSHAALFGQNCFLPGMGKATYGTGSSIMMNIGEEPIPSPEGLVTSIGYGLDKKIFYVYEGNIHCTGDTINWLKNDLQLINDASETEALACSVDNNNGVYLVPAFVGLGAPYWDNSARACLSGMARNTKKAHVVRAAIESIAYQVKDLISLMEEKGEIQLQELRVDGGPTKNSFLMQFQSDMLGRTVVRAEIEEVSALGATFMAGLATGFWKDLDEIASLRESALEYNPKLDSENTKELYSGWKKAVERARLKTKIKL from the coding sequence ATGAATTATTCAAAACGATTCATCCTGGCAATTGATCAGAGTACATCAGCAACTAAAGTTATCCTCTTTAATAAGAACGGAAAAGTTGTAGATCGTATAACAATTGCCCATGAGCAGTACTATCCTTCCCCTGGCTTTGTTGAGCACGATCCTGTAGAAATATTTACAAATACTATTCAGGGAATTGAAAAGATTCTGAAAGCAAATAATGCTTCCGAAGAAGATCTGGCAAGCATCGCTATTACTAACCAGCGAGAAACAGCTATGATATGGGATAAACACTCTGGAGAGCCTGTAGCAAATGCAGCTGTTTGGCAATGTCAGCGAGGAGCAGAATATTGCGATGAGTTAAAAGGAAAAGGTTTTACGCCGATGGTTTCTGAAAAAACAGGATTGATTATTGATCCTTACTTTTCAGCCAGTAAGCTGCGTTGGTTAATGAATAATAAACCTGAATTAAAAGAAAAGGCGGCTAACAGTGAGTTGTTGCTTGGGACAATGGATAGCTGGCTACTTTGGAAATTAACAGGTGGAAAAGTTCATGCAACCGATTATTCAAACGCCTGTCGTACCTTATTGTTTAATATCAATACATTAGAATGGGATGATGAATTGATCAACTTGTTTGATCTGGAAAAAAGTATGTTTCCTGAAGTAAAGTTCAGTAACGAAATCTTTGGTTATACAGAACCATCCGTGATTTTTGATAAACCCCTGCCAATTTCAGGATTGCTAGGTGATTCACATGCTGCACTGTTCGGTCAGAATTGTTTTCTCCCTGGAATGGGAAAGGCAACTTACGGAACAGGGTCATCAATAATGATGAATATCGGTGAAGAGCCAATTCCGTCTCCGGAAGGTTTAGTGACATCAATTGGTTATGGATTAGATAAAAAAATATTCTATGTATATGAAGGAAATATTCATTGTACCGGGGATACTATTAATTGGTTAAAAAACGATTTGCAGCTTATTAACGATGCATCGGAAACCGAGGCACTTGCATGTTCGGTAGATAATAATAATGGAGTATACCTTGTTCCCGCCTTTGTTGGGCTTGGTGCACCTTACTGGGATAATTCGGCGCGTGCATGTTTGTCGGGTATGGCACGTAATACTAAAAAAGCTCACGTTGTTCGTGCTGCGATCGAAAGTATTGCTTACCAGGTAAAAGACCTGATTTCTTTAATGGAAGAAAAAGGTGAAATCCAATTGCAGGAACTTCGTGTAGACGGAGGCCCTACAAAGAATAGTTTCTTAATGCAATTCCAATCTGATATGCTGGGACGAACGGTTGTTCGCGCTGAAATTGAAGAAGTGTCAGCACTTGGCGCAACATTTATGGCCGGATTGGCTACAGGATTTTGGAAAGATCTTGATGAAATTGCTTCATTAAGGGAGTCCGCACTGGAGTACAATCCGAAACTGGATTCTGAAAATACAAAAGAGCTCTATAGCGGTTGGAAAAAGGCAGTAGAAAGAGCAAGACTTAAAACTAAAATCAAATTATAA